From Rutidosis leptorrhynchoides isolate AG116_Rl617_1_P2 chromosome 3, CSIRO_AGI_Rlap_v1, whole genome shotgun sequence, a single genomic window includes:
- the LOC139897198 gene encoding AT-hook motif nuclear-localized protein 18-like encodes MDQVTAHNRHLPPPFHTRDHHLQLHHHQPFQQHHTHQHHQQQQQQQQPNYEEDEQSGGSSSLNHGQKREREDNHNNNNDGNNRELASVITGGDGDQSSGGGSRRPRGRPAGSKNKPKPPIIITRDSANALRSHVMEVANGCDIQESVSNFATRRQRGVCILSGSGTVTNVTLKQPSAPGGVVTLHGRFEILSLSGSFLPPPAPPAASSLTIYLAGGQGQVVGGGVVGPLLASGPVVIMAASFGNAAYERLPLEEEENTLGSGNGVLGSPNGVGSQQQQLLNDANSSLFHGMPPNMLNSGQLPTDVYWGANRPPF; translated from the coding sequence ATGGATCAAGTAACTGCTCATAATCGTCATCTACCTCCACCTTTTCATACTAGAGATCATCATCTTCAACTTCACCATCATCAGCCGTTTCAGCAGCACCATACTCACCAGCACcatcagcaacaacaacaacaacaacaaccgaatTATGAGGAGGATGAGCAAAGTGGAGGAAGTAGTAGCCTTAATCATGGCCAAAAGCGAGAGCGTGaagataatcataacaataataatgatggtaataatcgAGAATTAGCGTCGGTTATAACTGGTGGTGATGGTGATCAAAGTAGTGGTGGTGGGTCTAGACGGCCTCGTGGCCGTCCAGCTGGGTCAAAGAATAAGCCAAAGCCACCAATTATTATCACACGGGATAGCGCTAATGCTCTCAGGTCCCATGTGATGGAGGTGGCTAATGGGTGTGATATTCAAGAAAGTGTATCGAATTTCGCAACAAGGAGACAAAGAGGGGTGTGTATTTTAAGCGGTAGTGGCACGGTCACCAATGTTACATTAAAACAACCATCAGCACCAGGAGGGGTTGTGACATTACATGGACGATTTGAGATCTTATCTTTATCTGGTTCTTTTCTTCCTCCCCCAGCTCCACCTGCAGCTTCAAGTTTGACCATTTACCTTGCGGGTGGTCAAGGGCAGGTGGTTGGAGGAGGAGTTGTGGGGCCTTTGTTAGCATCAGGGCCCGTGGTAATCATGGCAGCATCTTTTGGGAATGCTGCTTACGAGAGACTTCCTCTCGAAGAAGAAGAAAATACTCTCGGTTCAGGAAACGGCGTTTTAGGATCACCGAATGGAGTTGGtagccaacaacaacaactattgaATGATGCAAATTCGTCTTTATTTCATGGAATGCCTCCTAATATGCTAAATTCTGGTCAATTGCCAACGGACGTTTACTGGGGTGCAAATCGTCCCCCTTTTTAA